A single window of Thiomicrorhabdus immobilis DNA harbors:
- a CDS encoding PA4780 family RIO1-like protein kinase, with translation MKTPKRILPLIEDGLVDEVIRRLMSGKEADVFMVRCGNEIRCAKVYKEASKRSFKKAVEYQEGRKVRNSRRGRAMQKGSKFGRQQQEEVWQNAEVDALYKLAAAGVRVPQPYGCFDGVLLMELITDENGDVAPRLNDVSMSAEQAREDHAEMMHNIMLMLSVGLIHGDLSEFNVLVDDYGPVVIDLPQAVDAAANNNAKRMLTRDVDNITNYYAQFAPELKDTQYAKEIWALFEAGELSADIELTGQFDEVEHNADVDSVMEEIKAAFEAEQKRQERLREAEQQD, from the coding sequence ATGAAAACGCCAAAAAGAATTCTCCCCCTAATTGAAGATGGTCTGGTTGATGAAGTGATTCGTCGCCTGATGAGCGGTAAAGAAGCCGATGTCTTTATGGTGCGCTGTGGAAATGAAATACGATGCGCCAAAGTCTATAAAGAGGCCAGTAAACGCAGCTTTAAAAAAGCGGTTGAATACCAAGAAGGCCGTAAGGTTCGCAATAGTCGTCGTGGTCGAGCCATGCAAAAAGGCTCTAAGTTCGGTCGTCAACAGCAAGAAGAGGTTTGGCAAAACGCCGAGGTGGATGCGCTCTATAAATTAGCCGCGGCTGGAGTGCGGGTTCCTCAGCCTTATGGTTGTTTTGATGGCGTGTTGTTGATGGAGTTGATTACCGATGAAAACGGCGATGTGGCACCAAGATTGAATGATGTCTCGATGAGTGCCGAGCAAGCGCGAGAAGACCACGCAGAGATGATGCACAACATCATGTTGATGTTGTCGGTTGGTTTGATTCATGGCGATTTATCGGAGTTCAACGTGTTGGTCGACGACTATGGACCGGTGGTGATTGATTTGCCGCAAGCGGTGGATGCGGCGGCCAACAATAATGCCAAGCGCATGTTGACTCGTGACGTGGATAACATCACCAACTATTACGCCCAATTTGCCCCGGAATTAAAAGACACCCAATACGCCAAAGAGATTTGGGCGTTGTTTGAAGCGGGTGAACTCAGTGCGGATATTGAGTTGACCGGTCAGTTTGATGAGGTTGAACATAATGCCGATGTGGACTCGGTTATGGAGGAAATCAAAGCCGCTTTTGAAGCCGAGCAAAAACGCCAAGAACGATTGCGTGAAGCAGAACAACAAGATTAA
- a CDS encoding ribonuclease H family protein: MAKKFYVVWQGRTPGIYTDWDSCKKQVDKFAGAKYKSFPSLAEAEQAFVGTHSTSGAKKSATVKKATAQSATKPNTIKTYTAAEIAKMSLDIKIFTDGGCDPNPGQAGSGMAVYRTVDGNEQIAELWYGLYNPMGTNNTAELNALHQALMMAQIESNKSRSVAIFCDSKYAIQCVTQWAIGWQKKGWKKAGGEIKNLELIKEMFALHQQLKDKIQVLHVNGHVGVEGNELADRMSMLAIAEKESHFARYPHEIDVAEILKMQAG, from the coding sequence ATGGCAAAAAAGTTTTATGTGGTTTGGCAAGGGAGAACCCCCGGAATTTATACCGATTGGGATAGCTGTAAAAAGCAGGTCGATAAGTTTGCCGGAGCGAAATACAAATCCTTTCCGAGCTTAGCGGAAGCCGAGCAAGCTTTTGTGGGCACACACAGTACGTCAGGTGCTAAAAAAAGCGCAACGGTTAAAAAAGCCACAGCCCAATCGGCAACCAAACCCAATACCATCAAAACCTATACAGCGGCAGAAATCGCCAAAATGTCTCTTGATATTAAAATCTTTACCGACGGTGGTTGTGACCCCAATCCGGGGCAAGCGGGTTCGGGTATGGCTGTGTACCGGACGGTAGACGGTAATGAGCAGATTGCTGAGCTTTGGTATGGATTGTATAACCCGATGGGAACCAACAATACGGCTGAATTGAATGCGTTGCATCAGGCGTTGATGATGGCGCAAATTGAGAGTAATAAGAGCCGATCGGTAGCGATTTTCTGTGACTCGAAGTATGCGATTCAATGCGTGACCCAATGGGCAATCGGTTGGCAGAAAAAAGGCTGGAAAAAAGCCGGTGGCGAAATTAAAAATTTAGAATTGATCAAAGAGATGTTCGCCTTACATCAACAGTTAAAAGATAAGATTCAAGTGCTGCACGTGAATGGCCACGTTGGTGTGGAAGGCAACGAATTAGCCGACCGTATGTCCATGCTGGCGATTGCCGAAAAAGAGAGCCATTTTGCACGCTATCCGCATGAAATCGATGTGGCTGAAATTCTAAAAATGCAAGCGGGATAG
- a CDS encoding host attachment protein gives MKPIWILVADSSNARIFTTENSASELIEIEDFFHYEGLQHERELVSDSAGRINDGRNGGNHAYSAEVSPKEQESIDFAKRIAKQLNDEFNQNKFEKLFVVAAPAFLGELRNAFSKAVEKHIAFSLGKNIVTQTPAEIRGHLPHSLA, from the coding sequence ATGAAACCTATTTGGATTCTTGTAGCAGATAGCAGTAATGCACGTATTTTTACAACGGAAAACTCGGCTTCTGAATTGATTGAAATTGAAGATTTCTTCCATTATGAAGGGTTACAACATGAGCGTGAATTAGTAAGCGATTCGGCTGGGCGTATAAATGACGGTCGTAACGGAGGTAATCATGCTTACTCGGCAGAAGTCTCTCCCAAAGAGCAAGAGAGTATTGATTTTGCCAAACGCATCGCTAAACAGTTAAATGATGAATTTAATCAGAATAAATTCGAAAAACTGTTTGTGGTCGCCGCTCCGGCATTTTTAGGGGAGTTGAGAAACGCTTTCAGTAAAGCTGTTGAAAAGCATATCGCTTTTTCTTTAGGTAAAAATATTGTGACGCAGACGCCGGCAGAAATACGAGGGCATTTACCGCATTCATTAGCGTAA
- a CDS encoding DnaJ domain-containing protein produces MRVNYDVSVDYFAVLGVHYGACSKTVKLAYRKMARRYHPDVSKIHDAQSRFQDIAFAYEILSKYRDSYCHEFNLRKIRAQNVKSKVDKQTPEEPQSNPSGFTADAEQKKSSAESKAGANQQQRGSANYSAYRSQKPINGKDRVINYPLTLRYAIRLLSLGHFYIPGLKLNMKFTREAFEEKTFRLEGKGYSGLFGGKPGNFLVKFTIKIDSVRYKLLNGDIYGSFTVPKALIKPGEAIRLDVVSGKVELQIPENYSAEKFIKVDGMGLPADEVTPAGDLYVRLIAS; encoded by the coding sequence TTGAGAGTCAATTACGATGTGAGTGTGGATTATTTTGCGGTGCTGGGAGTGCATTATGGCGCTTGTTCCAAGACCGTAAAGCTTGCCTACCGTAAAATGGCACGGCGCTACCACCCCGATGTTTCAAAAATCCATGATGCACAAAGCCGTTTTCAGGATATCGCCTTTGCTTATGAAATTCTAAGTAAGTATCGAGATAGTTACTGTCATGAGTTCAATCTTCGTAAAATCAGAGCTCAAAACGTTAAATCGAAGGTTGATAAGCAAACGCCGGAAGAACCCCAATCCAATCCTTCTGGTTTTACAGCCGATGCCGAGCAAAAGAAATCGTCAGCTGAATCAAAGGCAGGAGCTAATCAACAACAGCGCGGATCTGCAAATTATTCGGCATACCGTTCACAAAAGCCAATCAATGGTAAGGATCGGGTAATCAATTATCCATTGACCTTACGTTACGCAATTCGCTTGTTGTCTTTAGGTCATTTCTATATTCCCGGCTTGAAGTTGAATATGAAATTCACTCGTGAGGCCTTTGAGGAGAAAACGTTCCGTTTGGAAGGAAAGGGTTATAGCGGTTTGTTTGGGGGTAAACCGGGCAATTTTTTGGTTAAATTCACCATTAAGATAGATAGTGTGCGTTATAAGCTACTAAACGGCGATATTTATGGTAGTTTTACGGTTCCTAAGGCTTTGATCAAACCTGGAGAAGCCATTAGGTTGGATGTGGTTAGTGGTAAAGTAGAATTGCAAATTCCAGAAAATTACTCCGCAGAAAAATTCATTAAAGTTGATGGAATGGGGTTGCCGGCGGATGAGGTTACTCCAGCAGGCGATTTGTATGTAAGATTAATTGCCAGTTAG
- the clpS gene encoding ATP-dependent Clp protease adapter ClpS, translating to MPYSPEHDDGNLLLEHAKPKVKPPKRYQVVLMNDDYTPMEFVVEVLQRFFGLDELKANAIMLAVHHDGKGVCGVYSREVAEMKVQQVNSYSRQNQHPLMCQLEVA from the coding sequence ATGCCTTATTCACCCGAGCACGATGACGGTAATTTACTGTTAGAACATGCCAAACCAAAAGTTAAGCCACCGAAACGTTATCAAGTGGTATTGATGAACGATGATTACACACCGATGGAATTTGTGGTGGAGGTGTTGCAACGTTTCTTTGGTCTGGATGAACTTAAAGCCAATGCGATTATGCTGGCGGTGCATCATGACGGAAAAGGCGTTTGTGGTGTTTATAGTCGCGAGGTGGCTGAAATGAAAGTTCAACAAGTAAACAGTTATTCTCGTCAGAATCAACATCCATTAATGTGCCAATTAGAGGTTGCGTAA
- the selD gene encoding selenide, water dikinase SelD, with protein sequence MQNTTQNDAQLIKLTEYSHGAGCGCKISPKVLDSILKTSMQIAPNPNLLVGNSTKDDAAAFDLGNGTSVLSTTDFFMPIVDDPYTFGQIAATNAISDIYAMGGKPLMAIAIFGWPIDKLPAEVGQQVIEGGRATCEAAGIPLAGGHSIDAPEPIFGLAVTGIVDNRHLKRNASAEVDCELFLTKPVGIGILTTAQKQKKIQPEHMQMAIEAMTTLNKPGSEFAKIAGVTALTDVTGFGVLGHLIEICEGSDIAAQIEFDKLPILPHVLDYLAQGCTPGGTLRNFDSYGHKVKSATTEQLDETQKMILCDPQTSGGLLAAVRADAIAEFKQVAEQHGLTLQSIGKTVAASSQSHCVEVL encoded by the coding sequence ATGCAAAACACAACTCAGAATGACGCGCAATTGATTAAATTGACTGAATACAGTCATGGAGCTGGGTGTGGCTGTAAGATTTCGCCTAAAGTTTTGGATAGCATTCTAAAAACCTCGATGCAGATTGCGCCAAACCCAAATTTATTGGTGGGCAATAGCACTAAAGACGATGCCGCCGCATTTGATTTGGGCAACGGCACCTCGGTATTAAGCACCACCGATTTCTTTATGCCGATAGTTGATGATCCATACACCTTTGGACAGATCGCCGCTACCAATGCGATTAGCGATATTTACGCTATGGGTGGCAAGCCGTTGATGGCCATTGCGATTTTTGGTTGGCCGATTGACAAGTTACCGGCAGAAGTGGGGCAGCAAGTGATTGAAGGTGGTCGCGCTACCTGTGAAGCCGCCGGGATTCCGTTGGCGGGCGGCCATTCGATTGACGCGCCCGAACCGATTTTTGGTTTGGCGGTGACCGGAATCGTAGACAACCGACACTTGAAACGTAATGCCTCCGCAGAAGTGGATTGTGAACTGTTCTTAACCAAACCGGTTGGCATCGGGATTTTAACCACAGCGCAAAAACAGAAGAAAATTCAGCCAGAACACATGCAAATGGCGATTGAAGCGATGACGACCTTGAATAAGCCTGGCAGTGAATTTGCCAAAATAGCGGGCGTTACCGCTTTAACCGATGTCACCGGATTTGGCGTATTGGGTCATCTGATTGAAATTTGCGAGGGCAGTGATATCGCCGCGCAGATTGAATTTGATAAGTTGCCAATCTTACCGCATGTTTTGGATTATTTAGCGCAAGGCTGTACGCCTGGCGGAACCTTAAGAAACTTTGATAGTTACGGTCATAAGGTGAAAAGTGCCACAACAGAACAGTTGGACGAAACCCAAAAAATGATTTTATGTGATCCTCAGACTTCAGGCGGTTTACTGGCGGCGGTAAGAGCGGATGCGATAGCGGAATTTAAACAAGTCGCTGAACAACATGGATTAACGTTACAGTCTATCGGTAAAACGGTGGCGGCCAGTTCGCAAAGCCATTGTGTTGAGGTGCTTTAA
- a CDS encoding YebC/PmpR family DNA-binding transcriptional regulator — MGRAYQNRKESMAKTSDQKAKVYSKYSREIYVCAKSGGVETEGNLALQGLIDRAKKDQVPAHVIEKAIEKAKGGGGEDFSPARYEGYGPGNTMVIVECLTDNPNRTFGDVRHCFTKTNCKIGTQGSVSHMFDHSAIFVFAGDDEEPVLEALLMADVDVNDIEADDGKISVFVPHTEYAKAKNALKDAFPEIEFEVDEIQFLAQIPKPIEGEDLAMFQKFIGLLEDLDDVQNVYYDAEF; from the coding sequence ATGGGAAGAGCCTACCAAAACCGCAAGGAATCAATGGCAAAAACCTCAGATCAAAAGGCTAAGGTTTACAGTAAATACAGCCGTGAAATCTATGTGTGTGCCAAATCCGGAGGTGTTGAGACGGAAGGTAACTTAGCCCTACAAGGTTTAATCGATAGAGCTAAAAAAGACCAAGTTCCTGCTCATGTTATTGAGAAAGCGATTGAGAAAGCCAAAGGCGGCGGTGGCGAAGACTTCTCTCCTGCCCGTTATGAAGGTTACGGCCCTGGCAACACCATGGTTATCGTTGAATGTTTGACTGACAACCCAAACCGTACTTTCGGTGATGTACGTCACTGTTTCACTAAAACAAACTGTAAAATCGGTACACAAGGCAGTGTTTCCCATATGTTTGATCATTCGGCAATCTTCGTATTTGCTGGTGATGATGAAGAACCTGTACTTGAAGCGTTATTGATGGCCGATGTCGATGTCAACGATATCGAAGCGGATGATGGAAAGATCAGTGTGTTCGTTCCCCATACTGAGTATGCAAAAGCCAAAAACGCCCTAAAAGACGCTTTCCCTGAAATTGAGTTTGAAGTGGATGAAATTCAATTCTTAGCGCAAATTCCAAAACCGATTGAAGGTGAAGACTTGGCGATGTTCCAGAAATTCATCGGACTTTTAGAAGATTTAGACGATGTGCAAAACGTCTATTATGATGCGGAATTTTAA
- the infA gene encoding translation initiation factor IF-1, which produces MAKQDVIEFDGVVLETLPNTMFKVELENGHQILAHISGRMRKNYIRILAGDAVKVELTPYDLTKGRITYRGK; this is translated from the coding sequence ATGGCAAAACAAGACGTAATTGAATTCGACGGTGTCGTTCTAGAAACTTTACCTAACACCATGTTCAAAGTGGAGTTAGAAAACGGACACCAAATCTTAGCGCACATCTCAGGACGTATGCGTAAAAACTATATCCGAATTCTTGCCGGCGATGCTGTTAAAGTTGAATTAACACCTTACGACCTAACTAAAGGGCGTATCACTTACCGCGGTAAATAA
- a CDS encoding YaeQ family protein produces MALKPTIYKFRTSLSDMDRHVYDSFNLTIAMHPSENLERMMARFLAYCLNTQEFLEFTKGLSAIEDPDIWVKTLDDQLMLWIDIGEPAFERIKKAKNLAREVKVYSFNSKSDVWWQQGKAKFSQLEASFYRFDNQQIQTLAGLVDRTSEISVTISDDSAFITTEKGDCEVILQTLQQT; encoded by the coding sequence GTGGCGTTAAAACCGACTATTTATAAATTTCGTACCTCTTTGTCAGATATGGATCGCCATGTTTACGATTCATTTAATCTAACCATCGCGATGCACCCGTCAGAAAATCTTGAACGCATGATGGCGCGTTTTTTAGCTTACTGTTTGAATACCCAAGAGTTTTTGGAGTTCACCAAAGGCTTGAGTGCGATTGAAGATCCGGATATCTGGGTGAAAACCTTGGATGACCAATTAATGTTATGGATTGATATTGGTGAGCCGGCGTTTGAACGCATTAAAAAAGCCAAAAACCTAGCCAGAGAAGTCAAAGTGTACAGCTTTAACAGCAAGTCGGATGTTTGGTGGCAGCAGGGCAAGGCCAAGTTCAGTCAGTTGGAGGCGAGTTTTTATCGTTTTGACAATCAGCAGATTCAAACCCTGGCAGGCCTGGTGGATAGAACCAGTGAAATTTCAGTTACCATCAGTGATGACTCGGCGTTTATCACGACTGAAAAGGGTGACTGCGAAGTGATTTTACAAACCTTACAGCAGACTTGA
- the mnmH gene encoding tRNA 2-selenouridine(34) synthase MnmH — protein sequence MAVNLTEFTTELPQTDDFKSIVLNNTPLIDVRAPVEFEQGAFASSINLPLMNDEERHKVGICYKQHGNAAAVKLGHQLVNEATRTPRVDAWAAFMDQHSDALLYCFRGGMRSKISQQWLKDSGREIVRLKGGYKAFRRYLIDFMESVPQQFQQLDIQPIVLAGRTGSGKTLVIQQLQNTIDLEGLAHHRGSAFGRHATPQPTQINFENNLSMSLIRFLETQAKQLIIEDEGRNIGSVNLSKELFDFLKGGERVVVETPLAERIAITLDEYVIEAQQEYPTLDAWTTFMLAALQRIQKRLGGERYQRVLKQFEDAMQYQIQQASTEYHQAWIETLLVEYYDPMYDYQMQKRQHKVAFSGSMQEVVSFLQELAKS from the coding sequence ATGGCGGTTAACTTAACTGAATTTACCACCGAATTACCGCAAACCGACGATTTCAAATCGATTGTCTTGAACAACACACCGTTGATTGATGTACGTGCTCCGGTTGAGTTTGAACAAGGTGCGTTTGCTAGCTCAATCAATTTGCCGCTGATGAATGACGAAGAGCGCCATAAAGTGGGGATTTGTTATAAACAACACGGTAATGCCGCAGCCGTTAAATTGGGTCATCAATTAGTTAATGAAGCCACTCGTACGCCAAGAGTAGATGCTTGGGCGGCGTTTATGGATCAACATTCTGATGCCTTGCTCTACTGTTTTAGAGGCGGGATGCGTTCGAAAATTTCACAACAATGGTTAAAAGACAGCGGTCGTGAAATTGTGCGTTTAAAGGGCGGTTATAAAGCCTTTAGACGTTATTTGATTGATTTTATGGAGTCTGTTCCCCAACAGTTTCAACAGTTGGATATTCAACCGATTGTGTTGGCCGGGCGAACCGGTTCGGGTAAAACCTTGGTGATTCAGCAGTTGCAAAACACCATTGATTTGGAAGGTTTGGCACATCATCGCGGTTCGGCGTTTGGTCGTCATGCCACTCCACAACCCACTCAAATCAATTTTGAAAACAATCTTTCCATGAGTCTGATCCGTTTTTTGGAAACGCAGGCAAAACAACTCATTATCGAAGACGAGGGGCGGAATATCGGTTCTGTGAACCTGTCTAAAGAGTTGTTCGATTTTTTAAAAGGCGGTGAGCGGGTTGTGGTGGAAACGCCATTGGCAGAACGAATTGCCATTACTTTGGATGAGTATGTGATAGAGGCCCAGCAAGAGTACCCAACGCTGGATGCCTGGACGACATTTATGTTGGCGGCGCTACAGCGTATTCAAAAGCGTTTGGGGGGTGAGCGTTATCAGCGTGTGCTTAAACAGTTCGAAGACGCCATGCAATACCAAATCCAGCAAGCTTCAACCGAGTATCACCAGGCCTGGATAGAAACCTTATTGGTTGAATACTATGACCCTATGTACGATTATCAAATGCAAAAACGTCAACATAAGGTCGCCTTTAGCGGCTCGATGCAAGAGGTGGTGAGCTTTCTTCAAGAGCTGGCTAAAAGTTAA
- the clpA gene encoding ATP-dependent Clp protease ATP-binding subunit ClpA, with translation MLSKELQMTLSNAFSVAHEYEHEFVTLEHLLLEMLGVPAVQEVINACGADVVNIEEGLEKFLESEMVSRKPDELQPTMSFQRVIERAIYLVQSNGYPEVTAVHVLASLYAEQDSQAVYLLESNGVERVDVLSFLSHGVTAAESDDYLPATNEDEAQLGSEGEAKKSPLESFTSNLNQAVVEGKIDPIIGREWELNRTLEVLSRRRKNNPLLVGEPGVGKTAVAEGLAYQIVHKNVPESLSDAVVYSLDMGALLAGTRYRGDFEKRFKALLKALENEQHAILFIDEIHTVIGAGAVQGGAMDASNLMKPSLSSGRLRCVGATTYEEYRGVFEKDRALARRFQKVDVKEPSHQESFEILKGLKSKYEEHHNVKYTLPALKEAVALSARYLTDRHLPDKAIDVIDEAGAKQALTVASKRKKQIGVHEVQQVVASIARIPVSQITQKEKDKLFDLEANLKRVVFGQDHAIEKLTAAIHLARSGLNNPNKPTASFLFAGPTGVGKTELSQQLANHMGVEMLRFDMSEYMERHTVSRLIGAPPGYVGYDQGGLLTEAVTKNPHSVVLLDEIEKAHPDVFNLLLQVMDHGTLTDNNGRKADFRNITLIMTSNVGAEQMARSSMGFTTQDHTMDFDAELKKVFTPEFRNRLDGIIQFNRLSEASMTSVVNKFIYALENALADKKVSLKISDAARSWLAKKGYDPLMGARPMERLVQEKVKQPLAEKLLFGELQQGGEVFIDCKDDALTFEKL, from the coding sequence ATGTTAAGTAAAGAATTACAAATGACTCTGAGCAATGCCTTTAGCGTTGCACATGAATATGAACATGAGTTTGTCACTTTAGAGCACTTGCTGTTGGAGATGCTTGGTGTGCCGGCTGTGCAAGAGGTTATCAATGCTTGTGGCGCGGACGTGGTTAATATAGAAGAAGGTTTGGAGAAGTTTTTAGAGTCTGAGATGGTCTCGCGCAAACCGGATGAATTACAGCCTACCATGAGTTTTCAGCGTGTGATTGAGCGTGCGATTTACCTGGTTCAGTCTAATGGCTATCCAGAGGTCACCGCGGTGCATGTATTGGCTTCTCTGTATGCGGAACAGGATTCACAAGCCGTGTATCTTCTAGAAAGTAACGGTGTGGAAAGGGTGGATGTATTGAGTTTCTTATCACACGGCGTTACCGCTGCCGAAAGTGATGACTACCTGCCTGCCACTAATGAAGATGAAGCCCAACTGGGTTCTGAAGGTGAGGCCAAAAAGTCGCCTTTGGAAAGCTTTACCAGCAATCTCAACCAAGCGGTTGTGGAAGGTAAAATCGATCCGATTATCGGTCGAGAATGGGAACTGAATCGTACCTTGGAGGTATTGAGTCGTCGCCGTAAAAACAACCCTTTGTTAGTGGGAGAGCCAGGCGTGGGTAAGACCGCGGTTGCCGAGGGTTTGGCTTATCAAATCGTACATAAAAATGTGCCTGAATCCTTATCCGATGCTGTGGTATATAGTTTGGATATGGGGGCTTTGTTGGCGGGCACACGCTACCGTGGTGATTTTGAGAAACGTTTTAAAGCGTTGTTGAAAGCATTGGAGAATGAACAGCACGCGATTTTGTTTATCGATGAAATTCATACGGTCATCGGCGCTGGAGCGGTTCAAGGCGGCGCGATGGATGCGTCTAATTTGATGAAACCGTCGCTTTCATCGGGGCGCTTACGTTGTGTAGGGGCAACCACTTATGAAGAGTATCGTGGTGTCTTTGAAAAAGATCGCGCTTTGGCGCGTCGTTTCCAAAAGGTCGATGTCAAAGAACCGAGTCATCAAGAGAGTTTTGAAATTCTCAAGGGGCTAAAATCGAAGTACGAAGAACACCATAATGTGAAATACACTTTGCCAGCCCTCAAAGAAGCGGTGGCATTGTCGGCACGTTATTTAACGGATCGCCACTTACCTGATAAAGCGATTGATGTGATTGATGAAGCGGGTGCCAAACAAGCTTTAACGGTTGCCAGTAAACGCAAAAAACAGATTGGCGTGCATGAAGTGCAACAGGTGGTTGCGAGTATTGCCCGTATTCCGGTGTCGCAGATCACCCAAAAAGAGAAAGATAAACTTTTTGATCTAGAGGCGAATTTAAAGCGTGTGGTGTTCGGACAAGACCATGCCATTGAGAAATTGACCGCAGCGATTCATTTAGCGCGTTCCGGGTTGAATAATCCGAATAAACCGACGGCATCGTTTTTATTCGCCGGGCCTACCGGTGTAGGTAAAACCGAACTGAGTCAGCAATTGGCCAATCATATGGGTGTTGAGATGTTGCGTTTTGACATGTCTGAATACATGGAAAGACATACCGTTTCCAGATTGATTGGTGCGCCCCCTGGTTATGTGGGGTATGACCAAGGTGGCCTGCTGACCGAAGCGGTGACCAAAAATCCGCACTCGGTGGTGTTGTTGGATGAGATTGAAAAAGCTCATCCTGATGTATTCAATCTATTGTTGCAAGTCATGGATCATGGAACTCTGACCGATAATAATGGACGTAAGGCGGATTTCAGGAATATCACCTTGATTATGACGTCTAACGTGGGTGCTGAGCAGATGGCGAGGTCGAGTATGGGCTTTACCACTCAAGACCACACAATGGATTTTGATGCTGAACTCAAAAAGGTCTTTACTCCAGAATTCAGAAACCGTTTAGATGGCATTATCCAGTTCAATCGTCTCTCAGAAGCGTCGATGACATCGGTGGTGAACAAGTTCATCTACGCGTTAGAGAACGCTTTGGCGGATAAAAAAGTCAGTCTTAAAATCAGTGATGCGGCGCGTTCTTGGTTGGCCAAAAAAGGCTATGACCCACTTATGGGGGCAAGACCGATGGAGCGTTTAGTGCAAGAGAAGGTCAAGCAACCATTGGCGGAAAAGTTGTTGTTTGGTGAACTTCAGCAGGGTGGTGAAGTCTTTATTGATTGTAAAGATGATGCGTTGACGTTTGAAAAGCTTTGA
- a CDS encoding succinate dehydrogenase assembly factor 2, which produces MTMHKTDDSHRNPPEQINQAWLNSAGHTIETPESPSEFIIWQKQSLFLCKRGNLETELLLQSYIHSLKPPLAIEKVELINQLLQESEQNLFHWLLLVEASNLQSVRPLPKVYLQLIDEIRDNYLNSNK; this is translated from the coding sequence ATGACTATGCACAAAACAGATGATTCACACCGTAATCCTCCTGAACAAATTAACCAGGCCTGGTTAAATTCTGCAGGACACACAATCGAAACGCCAGAAAGCCCCTCAGAATTCATTATTTGGCAAAAACAAAGTTTATTCCTCTGCAAACGTGGAAATTTAGAGACCGAACTGCTTTTGCAAAGTTATATTCATTCTTTAAAACCGCCCTTAGCTATTGAAAAGGTTGAATTAATCAACCAACTACTACAAGAGAGTGAACAAAACCTGTTTCACTGGCTACTCCTTGTAGAAGCCAGCAATCTGCAATCGGTAAGACCGCTTCCAAAGGTCTATCTACAACTGATTGATGAAATAAGAGATAATTATTTGAATTCAAACAAGTAA
- a CDS encoding PhnA domain-containing protein has protein sequence MSVEQALIARSGNKCELCGSEHDLSVFEVAPSDGSEEQAVLVCGTCKAQMEDPSTLDANHWRCLNDSMWSPTPAVQVLSYRMLHALRAEGWPQDLLDMMYLDDETKAWADAGLASDDEDTVPTKDSNGTILNEGDDVTLIKDLDVKGANFTAKRGTLVKNIHLTDNPLHIEGKVNGTQIVLVSAFLKKA, from the coding sequence ATGAGTGTAGAACAAGCTTTAATCGCACGTAGCGGCAACAAATGTGAACTTTGTGGTTCAGAACATGACCTATCCGTTTTTGAAGTTGCTCCAAGTGATGGCTCAGAAGAGCAAGCGGTTTTAGTCTGTGGTACTTGTAAAGCACAAATGGAAGACCCATCGACCCTTGATGCGAATCACTGGCGTTGTCTGAATGACAGCATGTGGTCCCCTACCCCTGCGGTTCAGGTTCTTTCATACCGTATGCTTCACGCTCTAAGAGCGGAAGGTTGGCCGCAAGACCTATTAGACATGATGTACCTTGATGATGAAACCAAAGCTTGGGCGGATGCAGGTTTGGCTTCGGACGATGAAGATACCGTTCCAACCAAGGACAGTAATGGGACTATTCTGAATGAAGGTGATGATGTCACCCTAATTAAGGACTTGGATGTTAAAGGGGCTAACTTTACGGCTAAGCGTGGTACTTTAGTGAAAAACATCCACTTGACCGACAATCCGTTACACATTGAAGGTAAAGTAAATGGAACTCAAATCGTACTGGTTTCTGCTTTCTTGAAAAAAGCCTAA
- a CDS encoding DUF2986 domain-containing protein produces the protein MNRQKKIRQKFEKKLKKAKAKRFPKNKEPYIAKADRIEVNQEIDDNEALLSEKPEIESVAE, from the coding sequence ATGAATAGACAGAAAAAAATACGCCAAAAGTTTGAAAAAAAGCTAAAAAAAGCCAAGGCAAAACGCTTTCCTAAAAATAAAGAGCCTTATATCGCCAAGGCCGATCGCATAGAGGTTAACCAAGAAATCGATGACAATGAGGCGCTTTTATCCGAAAAGCCTGAAATTGAGTCTGTAGCTGAATGA